CGGCAGTTTTTTGAGAACATTTTTTAGTTTTCTTTCCGTACCATCTGTAAATTTTTCTGTTCTATAGATGGTGGTATCTCCTCTGACAGTTACAGGCATTTCTATAACTACTTCATCTAGTTGTTCTTCTGATTGTTGTAAAATGAAGTTCTTTTGTGTGTCTTTTGAAGCTATAAATTGATAGCTGATAGGTTTAAAACCCAAATAAGAAACAGTAATAGTTAGGGTATCTCCTTTTTTTAAAACTAATTTATAAAAACCTTCATTATCTGTAATAGCAAATAGTAGGTTTTTGGAAATATTTTTAGGTTTAGCAATTACATTTGCATAAGATAGAGCAGTTCCTAAACTATCTTTTACCTTTCCTTTTAATACTATTTTTTGAGTATAAATATTGTGTGAAAAAAGAAAAATTAATAAACATATTTTTTTCAAGTTGAATATTATTTTTTAGTAGATATATTTATTTCAAAATTATTAAAATCCAATACTTTCTCCAATTTCTAATGCCTTTTTGTAGTATTCTATTTCATTAATTTTTATACCACCACTAGGCTTTTTTAGTACAATTTTTTTTGTGGGGTTTAATATAATTTTAGTTACTTTAAAAACTATTTTTCCAAAATTTACTTCCAATACCAAACCTGGTAATCCATTATATAAATTAGGTCCATAAGGAACTGGAATCTGCAAAGTAAACCATGCTGAAATTCTTTTGCTATTTTTAGCACTTAGTTTAGAGTCCTTTTTTTCGTAATCTTTATATTTTCTAATAGCCTTATAGCAAGTGTATTCTCCAATTTTTTTTGTCTCTTGTGTAATTTCCCATTCAGCTATTTTATGAGTAATCAAAAATTCTTCGCCATAAGCTTCTTTCTTTAAAATTAACTCTCTACTGTTTCTATTTGTATAGAAAATACCGGAGCCACCACCAGTAAGGTCTAAAAAACTGATTTTAATCTTATTTTCATTTTCAATTTTCATACTTTTATTTTGTTTTTGATATAATGATTCATTTTCTGTAAATTTTAAAACAAAATTAGCAGGTATTGAAAAGAAAATAGGGAGGTTCTTTTTACCTTTATTAGACTGAAAGGTTTCATCTGCTTTTACAGTATATTCAATAATGCCTGAAAATTTCTGCTGTGAAAAGATAAAACTTGAGTAAAGTAATAGTATAATTTGTAATTTTTTCATTTCTAATTTATTTTTGTTATCGGTTTGTAAATTAATTTTTTTGTTACAAATAAATAACCAATTATCAAAACTCTAATTTTAAAAGTTTGATAATTGGTTAAAAAACAAGTCTATTAATTATAATAGCAATCAGCGTATATTGCATGATAAGCTTCCATCATCAATTCATAATGTGCTCCACCACGACTAATATCTAAATTATATTCTGCAGCTGCATTAAGTATTATTCCTCTTGCATAACTCGCACAATTAACAATCTCAGTAACCTTAATA
This window of the Flavobacteriaceae bacterium genome carries:
- a CDS encoding GLPGLI family protein, with translation MKKLQIILLLYSSFIFSQQKFSGIIEYTVKADETFQSNKGKKNLPIFFSIPANFVLKFTENESLYQKQNKSMKIENENKIKISFLDLTGGGSGIFYTNRNSRELILKKEAYGEEFLITHKIAEWEITQETKKIGEYTCYKAIRKYKDYEKKDSKLSAKNSKRISAWFTLQIPVPYGPNLYNGLPGLVLEVNFGKIVFKVTKIILNPTKKIVLKKPSGGIKINEIEYYKKALEIGESIGF